In Streptomyces dangxiongensis, one DNA window encodes the following:
- a CDS encoding valine--tRNA ligase, whose product MTENAQQQPPAPDSELPTQYAPADVEGPLYERWVERGYFEADAKSEKPPYTVVIPPPNVTGSLHLGHAFEHTLIDALTRRKRMQGHETLWQPGMDHAGIATQNVVERELGKEGKSRHDLGREAFVERVWQWKAESGGQISGQMRRLGDGVAWSRERFTMDEGLSQAVQTIFKKLYDDELIYRAERIINWCPRCLTAISDIEVEYQDDDGELVSITYGEGDETLVVATTRAETMLGDTAVAVHPDDERYRHLVGRSIRLPLTDRSIPVVADAHVDPEFGTGAVKVTPAHDPNDFEIGQRHGLPSVAVMDEHAVITAHGPFQGLDRLEARSAIVAALRAEGRIVAEKRPYVHSVGHCSRCKTTIEPRLSMQWWVKVGPLAKAAGDAVRDGKVKIHPQEMEKRYFDWVDNLHDWCISRQLWWGHRIPVWYGPDGEIVCVGPDDEPPTGEGWHQDTDVLDTWFSSGLWPFSTLGWPGQTESLAKFYPNSVLVTGYDILFFWVARMMMFGLYAMDGTPPFHTIALHGMVRDQFGKKMSKSFGNAVNPLDWMDKYGSDALRFTLARGANPGVDVPIGEDWVQGSRNFANKIWNATRFALMNGATVQGPLPEPSAMSATDRWILSRLNSVVAEVDAHYEDFQFAKLSDALFHFAWDEVFDWYVELSKTVFQAGGEPAEVSKRVLGEVLDVTLRLLHPVVPFVTETLWTTLTGGESVVIAEWPTDSGFRDRAAEREIETLQSVITEVRRFRADQGLQPGQRVPARLTLDGTDLAPHEAAIRQLLRLQPEGDAFTATATLPVGGAEVALDLSGTIDVAAERKRLAKDLAAAEKEKAQADAKLGNEAFLAKAPENVVDKIRTRLAKAEEDITRIRSQLDRLPQA is encoded by the coding sequence GTGACCGAGAACGCTCAGCAGCAGCCACCCGCGCCCGACTCCGAACTGCCGACCCAGTACGCGCCGGCCGATGTAGAGGGGCCGCTGTACGAGCGCTGGGTGGAGCGGGGTTACTTCGAGGCCGACGCGAAGAGCGAGAAGCCGCCGTACACCGTCGTCATCCCGCCGCCGAACGTCACGGGCAGCCTGCACCTCGGGCACGCCTTCGAGCACACCCTCATCGACGCCCTCACCCGCCGCAAGCGCATGCAGGGCCACGAGACGCTGTGGCAGCCGGGCATGGACCACGCCGGTATCGCCACGCAGAACGTCGTCGAGCGGGAGCTGGGCAAGGAGGGCAAGTCCCGCCACGACCTCGGCCGGGAGGCGTTCGTCGAGCGCGTCTGGCAGTGGAAGGCCGAGTCCGGTGGTCAGATCAGTGGTCAGATGCGCCGCCTCGGTGACGGCGTCGCCTGGTCCCGTGAGCGCTTCACCATGGACGAGGGCCTCTCCCAGGCCGTCCAGACGATCTTCAAGAAGCTGTACGACGACGAGCTGATCTACCGCGCCGAGCGCATCATCAACTGGTGCCCGCGCTGTCTGACGGCCATCTCGGACATCGAGGTGGAGTACCAGGACGACGACGGCGAGCTGGTCTCCATCACGTACGGCGAGGGTGACGAGACGCTCGTCGTCGCCACCACCCGCGCCGAGACGATGCTCGGCGACACCGCCGTCGCCGTCCACCCCGACGACGAGCGGTACCGGCACCTGGTCGGCAGGAGCATCAGGCTGCCGCTGACCGACCGCTCCATCCCGGTCGTCGCCGACGCGCACGTCGACCCCGAGTTCGGCACGGGCGCCGTCAAGGTCACCCCGGCCCACGACCCGAACGACTTCGAGATCGGTCAGCGGCACGGCCTGCCCTCCGTCGCCGTGATGGACGAGCACGCCGTCATCACCGCTCACGGGCCCTTCCAGGGCCTGGACCGGCTGGAGGCCCGCTCGGCCATCGTCGCCGCCCTGCGCGCCGAGGGCCGGATCGTCGCCGAGAAGCGGCCGTACGTCCACTCCGTCGGCCACTGCTCCCGCTGCAAGACCACCATCGAACCGCGCCTGTCCATGCAGTGGTGGGTCAAGGTCGGTCCGCTCGCGAAGGCCGCCGGGGACGCCGTCCGCGACGGCAAGGTCAAGATCCATCCGCAGGAGATGGAGAAGCGGTACTTCGACTGGGTCGACAACCTCCACGACTGGTGCATCTCGCGCCAGCTCTGGTGGGGCCACCGGATCCCGGTCTGGTACGGCCCCGACGGCGAGATCGTCTGCGTCGGCCCCGACGACGAGCCGCCCACCGGCGAGGGCTGGCACCAGGACACCGACGTCCTCGACACCTGGTTCTCCTCCGGCCTGTGGCCGTTCTCCACCCTCGGCTGGCCCGGACAGACCGAGTCGCTCGCGAAGTTCTACCCGAACTCCGTCCTGGTCACCGGCTACGACATCCTCTTCTTCTGGGTCGCCCGGATGATGATGTTCGGCCTGTACGCGATGGACGGCACCCCGCCGTTCCACACCATCGCCCTGCACGGCATGGTCCGCGACCAGTTCGGCAAGAAGATGTCGAAGTCCTTCGGCAACGCGGTCAACCCGCTGGACTGGATGGACAAGTACGGCTCCGACGCCCTGCGCTTCACGCTGGCCCGCGGTGCCAATCCCGGCGTCGACGTCCCGATCGGCGAGGACTGGGTCCAGGGCTCCCGGAACTTCGCCAACAAGATCTGGAACGCCACCCGCTTCGCGCTGATGAACGGCGCGACGGTCCAGGGCCCGCTGCCGGAGCCCTCGGCGATGTCGGCGACGGATCGCTGGATCCTGTCCCGGCTGAACTCGGTGGTCGCCGAAGTCGACGCCCACTACGAGGACTTCCAGTTCGCGAAGCTCTCCGACGCCCTCTTCCACTTCGCCTGGGACGAGGTCTTCGACTGGTACGTCGAGCTGTCCAAGACGGTCTTCCAGGCGGGCGGCGAGCCGGCCGAGGTCAGCAAGCGCGTCCTGGGCGAGGTCCTGGACGTCACGCTCAGGCTGCTCCACCCGGTCGTCCCGTTCGTCACGGAGACCCTGTGGACCACCCTCACCGGCGGCGAGTCGGTCGTGATCGCCGAGTGGCCCACGGACTCGGGCTTCCGGGACCGGGCCGCCGAGCGGGAGATCGAGACCCTCCAGTCCGTCATCACCGAGGTCCGCCGCTTCCGCGCCGACCAGGGTCTCCAGCCCGGCCAGCGGGTCCCGGCCCGGCTGACGCTCGACGGTACGGACCTCGCTCCGCACGAGGCCGCCATCCGCCAGTTGCTCCGCCTCCAGCCGGAGGGCGACGCCTTCACGGCCACGGCGACCCTCCCGGTCGGCGGCGCCGAGGTCGCCCTCGACCTGTCCGGCACGATCGACGTCGCCGCGGAGCGCAAGCGCCTCGCGAAGGACCTCGCCGCCGCCGAGAAGGAGAAGGCCCAGGCCGACGCCAAGCTCGGCAACGAGGCGTTCCTCGCCAAGGCCCCGGAGAACGTGGTGGACAAGATCCGCACCCGCCTCGCCAAGGCGGAGGAGGACATCACCCGCATCCGGTCCCAGCTTGACAGGCTGCCGCAGGCGTAG
- the folC gene encoding bifunctional tetrahydrofolate synthase/dihydrofolate synthase: MSDHPGTSDTPDPLDAFEELIAEETDRDPDLAVIEAGSRTLRTQGGSPQADVPGRPEDPEVDKALREVETELATRWGETKLEPSVARIAALMDVLGDPQRAYPSIHITGTNGKTSTARMIEALLGAFELRTGRYTSPHVQSVTERISLDGAPVSAERFVETYQDIKPYVEMVDSAQEYRLSFFEVLTGMAYAAFADAPVDVAVVEVGMGGSWDATNVIDGDVAVITPIDLDHTDRLGGTTAEIAVEKSGIVKQGATVILAQQPVDAAQVLLKKAVEVDATVAREGLEFGIVARQVAVGGQMVTLRGLGGEYPEVYLPLHGAHQAHNASVALAAVEAFFGVGAQRAEPLDIDTVRKAFAAVSSPGRLEVVRRSPTVVLDAAHNPAGAEAAAEAVREAFDFSRLIGVVGASGDKNVRGLLEAFEPIFAEVVVTQNSSHRAMDADELAAIAVEVFGDERVQVEPRLPDALEAAITLAEEEGEFSGGGVLVTGSVITVGEARLLLGKG, from the coding sequence GTGAGCGACCACCCCGGCACCAGTGACACCCCCGACCCCCTCGACGCCTTCGAGGAGCTGATCGCGGAAGAGACCGACCGTGACCCCGACCTAGCGGTGATCGAGGCCGGCAGCCGTACCCTGCGGACCCAGGGCGGCTCCCCGCAGGCCGACGTACCCGGGCGCCCGGAGGACCCGGAGGTCGACAAGGCCCTGCGCGAGGTCGAGACGGAGCTGGCCACCCGCTGGGGCGAGACCAAGCTGGAGCCCTCGGTCGCCAGGATCGCCGCGCTGATGGACGTGCTGGGCGATCCGCAGCGGGCGTACCCCTCGATCCACATCACGGGCACCAACGGCAAGACCTCCACCGCCCGCATGATCGAGGCCCTGCTCGGCGCCTTCGAGCTGCGCACCGGCCGCTACACCAGCCCCCACGTGCAGTCGGTCACCGAGCGGATCAGCCTGGACGGCGCCCCGGTCTCCGCCGAGCGGTTCGTCGAGACGTACCAGGACATCAAGCCGTACGTGGAGATGGTCGACTCCGCGCAGGAGTACCGGCTGTCCTTCTTCGAGGTCCTGACCGGCATGGCGTACGCCGCCTTCGCCGACGCGCCCGTCGACGTCGCCGTGGTCGAGGTCGGCATGGGCGGCTCCTGGGACGCGACGAACGTGATCGACGGCGACGTCGCCGTCATCACCCCGATCGACCTGGACCACACCGACCGCCTCGGCGGGACGACCGCGGAGATCGCCGTCGAGAAGAGCGGCATCGTCAAGCAGGGCGCGACCGTCATCCTGGCCCAGCAGCCGGTGGACGCGGCGCAGGTGCTGCTGAAGAAGGCCGTCGAGGTGGACGCCACGGTCGCCCGTGAGGGGCTGGAGTTCGGGATCGTCGCCCGCCAGGTCGCCGTCGGCGGGCAGATGGTCACGCTGCGCGGCCTCGGCGGCGAGTACCCCGAGGTGTACCTCCCGCTGCACGGTGCCCACCAGGCGCACAACGCGTCCGTCGCGCTCGCCGCCGTCGAGGCGTTCTTCGGCGTCGGTGCGCAGCGCGCCGAACCGCTGGACATCGACACGGTGCGCAAGGCGTTCGCGGCGGTGTCCTCGCCGGGCCGTCTGGAGGTCGTACGGCGCTCCCCGACGGTCGTGCTGGACGCCGCGCACAACCCGGCGGGCGCCGAGGCCGCCGCGGAGGCGGTGCGCGAGGCGTTCGACTTCAGCCGGCTGATCGGGGTCGTCGGCGCGAGCGGCGACAAGAACGTGCGGGGGCTGCTGGAGGCCTTCGAGCCGATCTTCGCCGAGGTCGTCGTCACGCAGAACTCCAGCCACCGGGCCATGGACGCGGACGAGCTGGCCGCGATCGCCGTCGAGGTGTTCGGCGACGAGCGGGTCCAGGTCGAGCCGCGGCTGCCGGACGCCCTGGAGGCCGCGATCACGCTGGCCGAGGAGGAGGGCGAGTTCTCGGGCGGTGGCGTGCTGGTCACCGGTTCCGTCATCACGGTCGGCGAGGCCCGGCTGCTGCTGGGAAAGGGCTGA
- a CDS encoding DUF4233 domain-containing protein: protein MRTLCASTLIGEFFIIGFAGLVAMKDPDLSMTTVWLVSGIAMLLCVLLCGMVTRPGGVALGWALQLALIASGVFVPTMYFMGAVFAALWWASVHFGRKVDEAKARFAAGAESASSRADAA from the coding sequence GTGCGTACGCTCTGTGCATCGACGCTGATCGGCGAGTTCTTCATCATCGGCTTCGCCGGGCTCGTCGCCATGAAGGACCCGGACCTGTCCATGACGACGGTGTGGCTGGTCAGCGGTATCGCCATGCTGCTGTGCGTGCTGCTGTGCGGCATGGTCACCCGGCCCGGCGGGGTGGCCCTCGGCTGGGCCCTCCAGCTCGCCCTGATCGCGTCCGGGGTCTTCGTCCCGACCATGTATTTCATGGGTGCGGTCTTCGCGGCCCTGTGGTGGGCATCGGTGCACTTCGGGAGAAAGGTGGACGAGGCGAAGGCCCGTTTCGCGGCGGGGGCCGAGTCCGCCTCCTCCCGGGCTGACGCTGCGTGA
- the ndk gene encoding nucleoside-diphosphate kinase, producing the protein MSQRTLVLLKPDAVRRGLTGEILSRIERKAGWQITALELRTLDQDTLEQHYGEHKGKPFYEPLVEFMSSGPVVALIVEGERVIEGVRQLAGPTDPIAAAPGSIRGDFGVIVRENLIHASDSEESAEREVKIFFPGRA; encoded by the coding sequence GTGAGCCAGCGCACCCTTGTCCTCCTCAAGCCCGACGCCGTCCGTCGAGGCCTGACCGGCGAGATCCTCAGCCGTATCGAGCGCAAGGCCGGCTGGCAGATCACCGCGCTGGAGCTGCGCACCCTGGACCAGGACACGCTGGAGCAGCACTACGGTGAGCACAAGGGCAAGCCGTTCTACGAGCCGCTGGTGGAGTTCATGTCCTCCGGCCCGGTCGTCGCGCTGATCGTCGAGGGCGAGCGGGTCATCGAGGGGGTGCGGCAACTGGCCGGCCCGACCGACCCGATCGCCGCCGCGCCCGGTTCGATCCGCGGTGACTTCGGCGTGATCGTCCGCGAGAACCTGATCCACGCCTCCGACTCCGAGGAGTCGGCCGAGCGCGAGGTGAAGATCTTCTTCCCGGGCCGCGCCTGA
- a CDS encoding rod shape-determining protein: MSFIGRDMAVDLGTANTLVYVRGRGIVLNEPSVVAINTNTGGILAVGAEAKKMIGRTPGNIVAVRPLKDGVIADFEITERMLRYFILKIHKRRYLARPRVVVCVPSGITGVERRAVIEASSQAGARQVHIIEEPMAAAIGSGLPVHEATGNMVVDIGGGTTEVAVISLGGIVTAQSIRVAGDELDNAIIQYIKKEYSLLLGERTAEQIKITIGSAYELEADEHTEVRGRDLVSGLPKTVVISAAEVRKAIEEPVNAIVDAVKTTLDKCPPELSGDIMDRGIVLTGGGALLRGIDERLRRETGMPIHIAEDPLDSVALGSGKCVEEFEALQQVLDAQPRR, encoded by the coding sequence ATGTCGTTCATCGGCCGTGACATGGCTGTCGACCTCGGGACCGCCAACACGCTGGTGTACGTCAGGGGTCGCGGGATCGTCCTGAACGAGCCGTCCGTCGTGGCGATCAACACCAACACGGGTGGGATCCTCGCGGTCGGTGCCGAAGCGAAGAAGATGATCGGCCGGACGCCGGGCAACATCGTGGCCGTCCGCCCGCTGAAGGACGGCGTCATCGCCGACTTCGAGATCACCGAGCGGATGCTCCGCTACTTCATCCTGAAGATCCACAAGCGGCGGTACCTGGCCCGGCCGCGGGTCGTCGTCTGCGTGCCCTCGGGCATCACGGGCGTCGAGCGCCGCGCGGTCATCGAGGCGTCGTCCCAGGCCGGTGCCCGCCAGGTGCACATCATCGAGGAGCCGATGGCCGCGGCCATCGGCTCGGGTCTGCCGGTCCACGAGGCCACCGGCAACATGGTGGTGGACATCGGCGGCGGCACCACGGAGGTCGCCGTCATCTCGCTCGGCGGTATCGTCACCGCCCAGTCGATCCGTGTCGCCGGCGACGAGCTCGACAACGCGATCATCCAGTACATCAAGAAGGAGTACAGCCTCCTGCTGGGTGAGCGGACCGCGGAACAGATCAAGATCACGATCGGTTCGGCGTACGAGCTGGAAGCCGACGAGCACACCGAGGTCCGCGGCCGGGACCTGGTGTCCGGACTGCCGAAGACCGTCGTCATCTCGGCCGCCGAGGTCCGCAAGGCGATCGAGGAGCCGGTCAACGCGATCGTCGACGCGGTCAAGACGACCCTCGACAAGTGCCCGCCGGAGCTGTCCGGCGACATCATGGACCGGGGAATCGTCCTGACCGGCGGCGGCGCGCTGCTGCGCGGAATCGACGAGCGGCTGCGCCGCGAGACCGGCATGCCGATCCACATCGCCGAGGACCCGCTGGACAGCGTGGCGCTCGGCTCCGGCAAGTGCGTCGAGGAGTTCGAGGCGCTCCAGCAGGTCCTGGACGCCCAGCCGCGCAGATGA
- the mreC gene encoding rod shape-determining protein MreC, giving the protein MRDTKESRLLLVLLVAIAFALITVDIRGGRNSPVDGARQAAATVFGPVENGMSSAVDPVGNAVSAIRDSGSRHDRLAALEKENAALKAKLGSDDRNRSRLRQLDSLLKTAGEGQYGVKGAQVIAIGSAQGFSWTITIDAGADDGIKRDMTVLNGDGLVGRVTTVGPSTSTVLLANDPDFTVGTRMEGDDELGFTSGQGDRPLRVELLNGKAEVKKGDRLVTFGSQADKPFVPGVPVGVVSRVDPSGGGLTRTLYVTPYVSFTKLDVVGVVVSAPRKDPRDTVLPAKPRPHPTPTVTVTVNPSAGAPVTDQQQ; this is encoded by the coding sequence GTGAGGGACACGAAAGAGAGCCGGCTGCTCCTGGTCCTGCTGGTCGCCATCGCGTTCGCGCTGATCACGGTGGACATCCGTGGGGGCCGGAACTCCCCGGTCGACGGTGCCCGGCAGGCCGCCGCCACGGTGTTCGGCCCGGTCGAGAACGGGATGTCCTCCGCGGTCGACCCGGTCGGCAACGCCGTCTCCGCGATCCGGGACTCCGGCAGCCGACACGACCGGCTCGCCGCGCTGGAGAAGGAGAACGCGGCCCTCAAGGCGAAGCTCGGCAGCGACGACCGCAACCGCAGCCGCCTCCGGCAGCTCGACAGCCTGCTGAAGACCGCCGGCGAGGGGCAGTACGGCGTCAAGGGCGCCCAGGTCATCGCCATAGGGTCGGCCCAGGGCTTCTCCTGGACCATCACCATCGACGCCGGCGCCGACGACGGCATCAAACGGGACATGACCGTCCTCAACGGCGACGGCCTGGTCGGCCGGGTCACCACCGTCGGGCCCAGCACCTCCACCGTGCTGCTCGCCAACGACCCCGACTTCACCGTCGGCACCCGCATGGAGGGCGACGACGAACTCGGCTTCACCTCCGGGCAGGGCGACCGCCCGCTGCGCGTGGAACTGCTCAACGGCAAGGCGGAGGTGAAGAAGGGCGACCGGCTCGTCACCTTCGGCTCGCAGGCCGACAAGCCGTTCGTGCCGGGCGTCCCGGTCGGCGTCGTCTCCCGCGTCGACCCCTCCGGCGGCGGCCTCACCCGCACCCTCTACGTCACCCCGTACGTGAGCTTCACCAAGCTCGACGTCGTGGGCGTGGTCGTGTCGGCCCCGCGGAAGGACCCCCGCGACACCGTGCTCCCGGCCAAGCCCCGGCCACACCCGACGCCGACGGTGACCGTCACGGTCAACCCCTCCGCCGGCGCTCCCGTCACCGACCAGCAGCAGTAG
- the mreD gene encoding rod shape-determining protein MreD, with product MRVNRILLSSALVVVALVIQVSVLARLHLPGAVPDLLLLTVLGLAMVYGHVGGALVGFGAGLLADLAPPADHAAGRYALVLCVTGYVAGLIRPENGRLKSATGPMAVVVAAAVGSTLLYAGVGALVGDTAARHVGLPGLLFSAALYDLLLAPFVVPGVMWLARRADNDPLTETGPAATAGDISSGWLSSGTGLRVGGRRGGVGALKAKARTRSARVGRIKGVKRL from the coding sequence ATGCGTGTCAACCGCATCCTGCTCTCCAGCGCACTGGTCGTCGTGGCCCTGGTCATCCAGGTGAGCGTCCTGGCCCGGCTGCACCTGCCGGGCGCCGTCCCCGACCTGCTGCTGCTCACCGTCCTCGGCCTGGCGATGGTGTACGGCCATGTCGGCGGCGCCCTCGTCGGGTTCGGCGCCGGCCTGCTCGCCGACCTGGCGCCGCCCGCCGACCACGCGGCGGGCCGCTACGCGCTCGTGCTCTGCGTCACCGGCTACGTCGCCGGGCTCATCAGGCCGGAGAACGGCCGGCTGAAGTCGGCGACCGGCCCGATGGCCGTCGTGGTCGCCGCCGCCGTCGGCTCCACCCTGCTGTACGCCGGGGTGGGCGCCCTGGTCGGCGACACCGCCGCCCGCCATGTCGGCCTGCCCGGACTGCTGTTCTCGGCCGCCCTGTACGACCTGCTGCTCGCCCCGTTCGTGGTCCCCGGGGTGATGTGGCTGGCCCGCCGCGCCGACAACGACCCGCTCACCGAGACCGGCCCCGCGGCGACGGCCGGTGACATCTCCTCAGGCTGGCTGTCCTCGGGCACCGGCCTGCGCGTCGGCGGCCGGCGCGGCGGAGTCGGCGCGCTGAAGGCCAAGGCCCGCACGCGGTCCGCCCGGGTCGGCCGCATCAAGGGGGTCAAGCGGCTGTGA
- the mrdA gene encoding penicillin-binding protein 2: MTNIPETGRTPRVQIRLVVIQILVLSLLGTLGGRLWYLQIREGAEYQKEASGNHVQQVVDPAVRGDILDARGVPLADNETRLVVSASRTDLLKQKDNGRAVLTKLADVLGIEPEEVMRKVRLCDAKTPQPCWNGSPYQPIPITDEATAKQALQIRERSEDFPGITAEPEAVRRYPAPGKSNSAQVLGYLSPVTDSEIQQAQHTDSPYLRSDMVGRSGLERKYDKVLRGKAGVTRYEVDNLGRVIGKAKSDAAESGSNLVTSIDSRVQRVAEYELDKAMKVARQQYDKITGENYKADSGAVVVMEARTGRIVAMASAPTYDPNVWVGGISGKDYKALTGKDSDYPLLNRAIQGQAAPGSTFKVVSTAAAVEAGYAFDGRYPCTSSYSVGGQVFKNFEGENFGPISLGRALEVSCDTVFYGLADREWKRDGGINPAKGRPKDYFFKAAHQFGLGAETGVDLPNEVTGRVPDRQWKLNYWKANKDAWCRSGKKDGSYVEKIAYENCLEGNKMREGDEINYSIGQGDTLVTPIQEAVIYGAVANGGTMYQPTIGKAVISADGKSVQEIKPKKRGRLPVSQATLKGMNDAFAGVITRGTAAWKFGGWPQDKIPLHGKTGTAEVYGKQTTSWLATYSGDYTVIMTIAQAGTGSGASGEAVRNIYSALYGVQADGTVDKKRAMLSEPQKGLPKVRPDGTIAAPKVTGDPAKDAEAAQKNNPSNGDDEQPAGTTAPPTTGNRDTRRSRRRSRGTGSRRMPS, translated from the coding sequence GTGACCAACATCCCCGAGACCGGCCGGACCCCACGGGTCCAGATCCGGCTCGTCGTGATCCAGATCCTCGTCCTCTCCCTCCTCGGCACGCTCGGCGGCCGGCTGTGGTACCTCCAGATCCGGGAGGGCGCGGAGTACCAGAAGGAGGCGTCCGGCAACCATGTCCAGCAGGTCGTCGACCCCGCCGTGCGCGGCGACATCCTGGACGCCCGGGGCGTGCCCCTCGCCGACAACGAGACCCGCCTGGTCGTCTCCGCCTCCCGCACCGACCTGCTGAAGCAGAAGGACAACGGCAGGGCCGTCCTCACCAAGCTGGCCGATGTCCTCGGCATCGAGCCCGAGGAGGTCATGCGGAAGGTCCGGCTGTGCGACGCCAAGACGCCCCAGCCCTGCTGGAACGGCTCGCCCTACCAGCCGATCCCCATCACGGACGAGGCCACCGCCAAGCAGGCCCTCCAGATCCGTGAGCGCTCCGAGGACTTCCCCGGCATCACCGCCGAACCCGAGGCCGTCCGCCGCTACCCGGCGCCCGGCAAGTCCAACAGCGCGCAGGTCCTCGGCTACCTCTCGCCCGTCACCGACTCCGAGATCCAGCAGGCCCAGCACACCGATTCGCCCTACCTGCGCTCCGACATGGTCGGCCGCTCCGGTCTGGAGCGCAAGTACGACAAGGTGCTGCGCGGCAAGGCCGGCGTCACCCGCTACGAGGTCGACAACCTCGGCCGGGTCATCGGCAAGGCCAAGTCGGACGCGGCCGAGTCCGGTTCGAACCTGGTCACCAGCATCGACTCCCGGGTCCAGCGGGTCGCCGAGTACGAACTCGACAAGGCGATGAAGGTCGCCCGCCAGCAGTACGACAAGATCACCGGCGAGAACTACAAGGCCGACTCCGGTGCCGTCGTGGTGATGGAGGCCAGGACCGGCCGGATCGTCGCGATGGCCTCCGCGCCGACGTACGACCCGAACGTCTGGGTCGGCGGCATCTCCGGGAAGGACTACAAGGCCCTCACCGGCAAGGACTCCGACTACCCCCTGCTGAACAGGGCCATACAGGGCCAGGCCGCACCCGGTTCGACCTTCAAGGTGGTCTCCACGGCCGCCGCGGTCGAGGCCGGTTACGCGTTCGACGGCCGCTATCCCTGCACCAGTTCCTACTCGGTGGGCGGCCAGGTCTTCAAGAACTTCGAGGGCGAGAACTTCGGGCCGATCTCCCTCGGCCGCGCCCTGGAGGTCTCCTGCGACACCGTCTTCTACGGCCTCGCCGACCGGGAGTGGAAGCGCGACGGCGGCATCAACCCCGCGAAGGGCCGCCCGAAGGACTACTTCTTCAAGGCCGCCCACCAGTTCGGCCTCGGCGCCGAGACCGGCGTCGACCTGCCCAACGAGGTCACCGGCCGGGTCCCGGACCGCCAGTGGAAGCTGAACTACTGGAAGGCCAACAAGGACGCCTGGTGCAGGTCCGGCAAGAAGGACGGCTCCTACGTCGAGAAGATCGCCTACGAGAACTGCCTCGAAGGCAACAAGATGCGCGAGGGCGACGAGATCAACTACTCCATCGGCCAGGGCGACACCCTCGTCACGCCGATCCAGGAGGCCGTGATCTACGGCGCCGTCGCCAACGGCGGCACCATGTACCAGCCGACCATCGGCAAGGCGGTCATCAGCGCCGACGGGAAGTCCGTCCAGGAGATCAAGCCGAAGAAGCGCGGCAGGCTGCCGGTAAGCCAGGCCACCCTCAAGGGCATGAACGACGCCTTCGCCGGCGTCATCACCCGCGGTACGGCCGCCTGGAAGTTCGGCGGCTGGCCGCAGGACAAGATCCCGCTGCACGGCAAGACCGGCACGGCCGAGGTCTACGGCAAGCAGACCACGTCCTGGCTGGCCACCTACTCCGGGGACTACACGGTGATCATGACGATCGCCCAGGCCGGTACGGGTTCCGGGGCCTCCGGTGAAGCCGTCCGCAACATCTACAGCGCGCTCTACGGCGTCCAGGCCGACGGCACCGTCGACAAGAAGCGGGCGATGCTGTCCGAGCCGCAGAAGGGCCTGCCCAAGGTCCGCCCGGACGGCACCATCGCCGCCCCCAAGGTCACCGGCGACCCGGCGAAGGACGCCGAGGCCGCCCAGAAGAACAACCCCAGCAACGGCGACGACGAGCAGCCCGCGGGCACCACGGCCCCGCCCACCACGGGCAACCGCGACACCCGCAGGAGCCGTAGACGGTCCCGCGGGACCGGAAGCCGGAGGATGCCCTCATGA